In Agarivorans gilvus, one genomic interval encodes:
- a CDS encoding LacI family DNA-binding transcriptional regulator, translating to MKTIANIAEMAGVSKSTVSRVLNKRPGVNATVRAKVQALIDESNFTANIAAKNLKARNSDTIGIIVPLLTSKSVAAMVQGFSEVIETENMQTLLMNAGMQVEKTNSNIKTLNSKGVDGIIVLMAEYNQELIETLKQSAAPVVIVGQDLSLHGLTSVFFDDYRSGFLAGTKLTQLDCKKLMFIGVPQSDVAVGRQRLRGFVDAVDLANIECHYQTNCDFSLESGYQQAKLALNTGYRPDGVFAVTDRLAAGTIKALRECGLTAGKDVAVIGVGDDELCTVLEPPLASVHYDYVNMGKEAASVLIKQLRDKPSEALAFSYQGRFAERESYALAGLAAKPQPKG from the coding sequence TTGAAAACCATAGCAAATATTGCGGAAATGGCCGGAGTCTCTAAATCTACGGTATCTCGCGTATTGAACAAACGTCCTGGGGTTAACGCTACTGTTAGAGCCAAAGTGCAAGCGCTGATTGATGAAAGTAACTTCACTGCTAATATTGCTGCGAAGAACTTAAAAGCTCGCAACTCCGACACCATCGGCATTATCGTGCCTTTGCTTACCTCGAAGTCGGTGGCGGCCATGGTGCAAGGTTTTAGTGAAGTTATTGAAACAGAAAATATGCAAACCTTGCTGATGAATGCAGGTATGCAGGTAGAGAAAACCAACAGTAATATTAAGACGCTTAATTCAAAAGGGGTCGACGGTATTATTGTGTTAATGGCTGAATATAACCAAGAGCTAATTGAAACCCTTAAACAATCTGCCGCACCAGTGGTGATTGTGGGACAAGATCTTTCGCTACACGGCCTTACTAGCGTATTTTTTGATGATTATCGCAGTGGCTTTCTCGCTGGCACTAAGCTAACGCAACTTGATTGTAAGAAGTTAATGTTTATTGGCGTTCCGCAAAGCGATGTGGCGGTAGGCCGACAGCGCTTACGAGGCTTTGTTGATGCTGTCGATCTGGCAAATATTGAATGTCACTATCAAACCAACTGTGATTTTAGTCTAGAGTCTGGCTACCAGCAGGCCAAGTTGGCCCTCAATACCGGTTATCGGCCTGATGGTGTGTTTGCGGTGACAGACCGCCTAGCTGCGGGCACCATAAAAGCGTTAAGAGAATGCGGTCTTACCGCGGGTAAAGATGTGGCGGTTATAGGGGTGGGCGACGACGAACTGTGTACCGTACTAGAGCCACCATTAGCCTCGGTACATTATGACTATGTAAACATGGGTAAAGAGGCCGCCTCGGTGCTAATTAAGCAACTTCGAGACAAACCATCGGAAGCCTTAGCGTTCTCTTATCAGGGGCGTTTTGCCGAGAGAGAGTCCTATGCCTTAGCTGGACTTGCTGCGAAACCGCAACCAAAAGGGTAA